A stretch of DNA from Bicyclus anynana chromosome 23, ilBicAnyn1.1, whole genome shotgun sequence:
taagtgaagaaaacaacaacgaatggattcacttacgaaagagttttttaaactattatctcccacgtttacctcacatattcattattcatcttcaaagtagtcggaaattatgttaccgggtaaaagcatctcccttaatatccaaaattgtagactttgtacatttaatattcaattaaaataaatcattgaatattgtactaaactattttattttctcgcaatcgtagtgaaaagcagagtgtaacacgtggggctaaacccattataaactcggtttctaaaaatacctcgtatataatgggtctttttagccccttgtataacaatctactattttttacGTAGGTAATCACAAGTGGTATTATATTAGAATGTGTCTGCCTTGTCGTTTTAGTGGTTAACCTGGATCATGACatctaatgtaaaataaacataatattgtgtttttttcttttttatgataGTGCCGTAGGTCcatatgggacctcagcggcgtcaccggggggtttgggcgagcgcagaagcatcgcctgatggggcccgaaggcagaagcagagtagaaggacagaacgactctctaagggcaaATAATATTGTGTGTTGTTAATGTCAAAGACGTGTTTTCTAAAGTTAGTATAGTCATtcactacaaaacaaaaaacgaacatttttttatttctgtctgTCTCTCCGTTTTTCCGGGCTATAATCTTTGAAACAGCGTAATCGATTTAAATGCGACTTTCACTCGGAGCTAGAAGACAAAGATTATTGTACAAATTACCTATACTTACTACTTTTTAATCTGAAATAATCCATTTTTCCTGTGGAATTTAACGAAGTCCCTTAATCTAAGAAAgttcttttatatgtataactgcaatcaataaaaaaactataagaaaAATGAGTTCATGAAAACTTCGTTTTTAAAgtgtaagtttaatttaatattgtgcTTCTTTTAAACCTACTCTCGTATGTTCTGTGAAGCAAACACTGAAAGTTATAGCAAACATTCATAAagcaatgtttaaaatattacaaaacatttTCCATTTTCACACCTTTCAATCCCTCAAAGGCTGAAAAGTTTAGAGAGAAACCTCCGCGTCGCCCGGGGGTGTGCTGGGGCCACTTGACCCTCGCGAACGCTTGAGAATTTCTTATTACCTGCTGCCTTACTTGTCTTTACATCGCTCCGCATGTGAAGAGGGCAGTAGGACAGAGCTACACGTACGTACATATACAAATacgtatttttcttttaaattataaagctaTGTTTAGAACCTTATATCAGACCAAAAATTTCGATCGTTTATTCCTCGTATTACTACATCAAAGAAGTCGACAGGTACGAGTATGGCACAAGGTACTACCAATTGACTTCTTGAACTATTCCGACTGTAGGTATCTATATGCTTGTTATTGTCGGCTACTAGGGTTGTCGTGGTCCGATCCGAAGGATTGCTGATTATAACAGGAATATACGGAACATCTAAGCCCCGAGTAGACAGacctataattaaataatattacctaacctataatcaaataataaaacctattaattaaataatattactatcaTGTGGGCCATTtgtgaaaagaaagaaaatgattTCATGGTTTTAACGCTATACCAACTATGCCAACCGTCGCATCATTCTAGTCATTTGCTGCTACCTAATACAGTTCTGCATAATTCTGTTATTTATTCGCGAATAGCGCCAACTTTTAGTGGAGTCTAAGTAATAGATATATACAATCTACTTATGTAAAATATGTcggaaaaatattaaagtaaaacgCATTAAACGCTTGTCACATGATTACATACTTGATGCGGTGATGCGTTCCGAGCTGTGCGCGGGGGAGGCGTGGGTTTGTTTACTTTACTACTTATTATTTTAGACATTGAGAAGATATTACGTACTAACAGACGCAAAGAAGCCTCTGCTCTTTGCCAGGGATACTCTTTCTTTCtactaaaattcatcaaaatcggctCAGACGTGAAAACCATGAAAAAAGCCTGATGTGTGATAATTTCGAGTTTCGCATTTACAATAAGAATAAATAGAGACTGTGTGGACAAAAAGTAACTTTACttggtatataaaataaaacaacataaaaaatTACTGTCTTTCTTGCGAGTgtcagtttttatttaagttatagTAGGCAAGTGTATTTTATTAGTTCGAACTCTAGAATAAATATCATCTCACTGGCTATCGTCCGATAATGTGGGTGGTAACGTCGCAGTTAGGTACGTCTAGGACAGGTGTACCTAGATCCTTAATCACTCATTGCATTTTAATTTCTAGATTTGTACGCAGTTTTATTTTACTCATGTACTACCTAGAATCCAAATTAGTCTACTGAGCCaagttaggtaggtaataaatacTTAGTCCAGACTTCTCAGGGTTTCAagtgatttttatataataaacgtttgtgtctcaaacggtgaaggaaaactatcgtgaggaaacctgcccacctgagaattttcttaattctctacgtgtgcgatgtctgccaatccacattggaccagcgtggtggactattagcttaaccctacttactctgagaggagactcgtgctcaacagtaatcagaatatgggttgttaatgacacAAATTCTGAGGTTTAACCTACGGGAGAAGATGGTAGATTACAAAATGctgttttcaacttttcagctatgcgATAATCAGTTACAACAAACGTCTAAAAGATTGCCAGTTAACCACTAACTATTACTGAGGCACATGCCTATGGAAGTCCATAACATAGCCTCTGGGGTCTGGCGcaacactgtaatctttggtctGACGTACCTAAGTATACAATCGTAAGGTATACTGTACGTCGTACGGGAGTCTTCTTGTATGTTCTGAGTTTAATAGTTTGACctcccttttttttaaataaaatcaaatcaagaCTATCACCTTCGGACATGCattgatttttcatataaattaaaaattacttggTATATTGAGGGTCTGACTCTTGCAACCTAGGTCTGGCCGCTCAGGCTATTATTCTTGCTAGCTCTTTTCCAACTAAAGCTGTTTgattacaacaaaaaacaataaatttttcttTGGATGCACCTTTGATTGCAATTTTTTCTATTACCTGTGGTTTTGATGTTGACATTACTGaaactttgacattgacaatgacaataCACAGCTGTTTGTTTTGATGCAGTTTGTCATAACGCCGTGCAGATTATTATTACCCTTTAGATTTTAATGATTACAATCAGTGTAAAAGCtattagttttagtttaaaacttAAGATAAAATTATCTAGTAATTATGTTCGCCAAACCATACAAGTTAAAATCTaacaaaactttgaaaaatacaGAAAAGTGAGTTACTGACGTGACGTATTATCAATAAGATATTTACAGGATTTTCGCACTAAATCAAgttgttattaatattgttcGTAGGAAATGTCTGAGCCAACGGATACAGAGCGAGTTTCCAGTGGCCACGGACGAGAAAGTGAAGGAGTTGGTGCCCACGAAGTCGGCCACTAGTTGCATGAAAGTGGTGCTTCACTCCGGAGACACAGTGAGCGTTTACGTGGTCGACGGAGTGCCCATGATGGTCGAAGTGTGCGACAGGCTCGTGCCCACCGTGTGCGCGCTGTGGCGAGTGCCCGATCTAGTGCCCACTATTATGATACACACTTTGGTCCTGAGCAAGGTAATTGAGACTCTCAatacaaaccttttttttttaactaacttgtcctttgactaaaatctcacctgatggtaagtgatgataagatggaagcggctaacttgtttgtaactttggaggaggatgaaaatctgcacccctttcggtttctacactacatcatatcggaaagctaaattgcttggtggtatgtctttgtgggtagggtggtaactagccaaggccaaagcctcccaccagttagacctggaccaattgagaaaacttcaattggcccagccgacgatcaaacccaggacctccgtcttattaATCCACCATGCATACCACGCACGGTGCAGCACCATGGAGGCTGTCAAAACcttcaagaatttttaatggTTTATATCTAGTGATGTATGTGATGTAAACAAAAACCAAATATATGTGATtatcattcacatacatttggGTTTTGTAGCTGATATACTTTCtatttcttgttaaatattcaaAGAAATCGACATGTACATGTATCATGTGACATGGTTTATGCTCTTGACTCTCATCTCCCTCATAAACATTCTCTTGCATCTAATACGGACATGTGTCTGTATCACATTCTCCAAGCAAGCTCTGCAAAGAGGACTCAGTGGCAGGCAGGCTAAGAGCCTTTCACTTGTATAAATGTTGAGCACTGCTGTAAATGTTACAGATACAAGGTGGAGCACCTCTATATGCACCTGGAGTGGTGACAGAGGGAAGCTTCCCCCAGTTCCGACGCGGCGCAGTGGTGGCTGCATGTACAAGTGATAATGCTGCGGCAGGAGTCATCGGCCGCGCCATGATGTCTTCTGCTGATCTTGTCAGGGCTCCTATGTGAGtatctttattaaatataatcaatatatgAAACAACAGAAATTTAAGATGTTGATGAATCATGTTTCAGAACCTAAACTAGCCTTTAGTTTAAAAACTCATTCATAAAGgttattaaaattgaatatttagttTTTGCATCATCAGTTTTTAAGATAAATTTTGACATCCTCTCTTGggaaaattgcaaaaaaaatctagtatttgtactataaataaaaaatataaccaaaaaTTTAGGGCAACAGTAtataaaaacctttttatttatagtttatattagtttattttactcTCTGGTTGGATAATCTTGAAAACTACTCAACTTATTTTGCAGTTACATGTAAGTGAAGCAAACTCTGCAATGAATAGACTTCACTATTATGCAATAAATTACTAAGTATTAGGTTAATATCActcttttattaataattgtgcCAACATTTACAGGGGAGTGTGCCTAGAGACCCTGCATGTGTATGGTGACCAACTGTGTAAAGAGGAGAAGTTCTCCAAGATTGACCGACCCAAGCTAGCTCCTGCGTCATACAGTGACTTGGCTGATACCTTGGCGGTGGACCTTAATCAGgtacaatttatttgttagttaTATTTGATACCATACCATTACTTCTGATCTACCACAAACCCCTGGAGTATCAGCAACTTTTGCTGACAACACAGCATTACTAGCCCCTCACGAAAATCCTATAGAAGCATCAGAGATCTTACAAAAAAGTCTACAAAAAACCCAGAGATGGTTGGACAGATGGAAAATTCAAGCTAGTGCCTCAAAATCACACCACATCACATTGAGAACTGGTGATTGTCCTCCAGTTGTGCTTGGTAACAAACAACTACCCCACACTAATTGTGTTAGATATCTGGGTATGCACCTAGATTGAAAGATGACCTGGAGACAACATATTGAAGTGAAAAAGGAGGAATTAAAACTGAAGTACAAGGGATTGCACTGGTTGCTTTCGAGAAACTCATAACTATCACTGGACAACAAACTTCTAATCTACAAAATCCCATTGAAACCATATGGAATACAGCTCTGGGGTTCCGCTTGTGACTTGTTACAGCATCTCATTAATTGAAGGAGCTGAGGACAACATACTCAAGCAAATGTGCAATGCACCACGCTTCATTAAAAATAGCGAGATCCATGAGTATCTGTGTATCAAAACAGTGAAAGTGTAGCAACAGTGTAGCAGGACTTATAAACACTGATTTTAACACCATACCAATCCACTGGCAGCTCAGCTCACTATACCAGACTTCTTAAACGCCTGACAAGAAAAAGAATCTTGGACCTGGATGTGTAATAGTCCAGTTTTAACAACAATACAAATGTCTCTAGTGGGGGATACTCATATCACATACCAACATCAAACCTGAAACCCATCTGCTGATAGTCTTTTTGACTGATTGTACCATAcatggaacaaaaaaaaaatatttgataccATACAAAACCTTACCTGATTTTATGAAATATGAAATTATTGGACTGATAATCAATGATGTGTCTTATTAAAAACAACATGCTTATATTAGGTTTTACAGTCAGCGTAAAGATACTTTTAGAATTGCACTTAGTAAactgaattatttaattatttattactatgtGATGTGTATTTTccaaatgaatttattattttcatcacaAAATTCAGTTTACATAAGATTGAAAGGAGCATGATTTAGCTTGTAAGAGCTTGGATGTCTGAATCTGATATGTATTGCTCCACAAATTGTTTAATCATAGCTTTTACTGCCACACATTTTGTAGAAACATCTTCCATGTATAGGTAGTTCCACATACCTACAATTAGTTATCCTGTAAAAATTCATGGTTCATgggatttataaaaacattaattaactcGAACTAAGTCGCAACTGACAAGCTTTGGCTAGGagtatataaatagtataatactGCTGATATTCGTAGGAGTACATGTCCTGTCATGGCATACTCTTCTCTCGCAGCTCAACATCCAACCAATCAAAGAAGAGTGGCCGAGCCTGGTGAAGGAGCCCCCTGCGCCTGCAGCCAACGAGCCCGCCGTCATCGCTGACGAGTCTCTGGGGGCAGACGCACCCAACCCCACAGCAGAGACACTCATTGATGAGGATATTGTGGAACAGTTAAATGAATCTGGTGCCACAGGTATAGTGCTTTTATTACAGTAGTTAAGGCCTGCCACTCAACATGAGCCTTGTGCCCCACAAATCGGTCATTACATGAGTGCCAAATTTTCAGTGCTGAACCTCGTCGGCAAATTGACAGACACATACACGCACAGCCTTGTTACATACTAAACTACAAGCCGTAGCATTCACAGTCAGATTTGTCTGCAGACTTATCATCAAAGATAAATCTTGCAAACAAATGTGACTCAGACAaatgtttttggctggtgggaggcttcagccatggctagttaccaccatactgGCAAAGATATACCGTTAAGCGATTTGGCATTCtagtatgatgccgtgtagaaactgaaaggggtgtggattattcatcctcctcctaacaagttagcccgcccgcccgcttgcatcttagactatatcatcacttaccataaggtgtattcaagggctaacttgtaaagaaaaaaaaaattgagcaaATCGGCCGACGCGTCAATAAATGTCATAAACTGATAAACCCTCCCTTGGTTTGTCAGTTAAAAAGTACAATAACTACATTGATTGAACAAGCTGTACGGTGTAACATGGTGTATCTACATTATTTGTTTTCTAGATTGTTCGGAGTCAGAGGAGCAGGTGCCGAGTGACATGGACGGGCTGCTTCGGTGGTGCCTGCTGTCCTTCCTCAAGACGCAGGGCAAGCAAATCGAGCTGCCgcttaaaactaatttattgtacaagtaagttaaataatttgaattgaaaatgaaattcaaaattcatttatagttGATGATTTCTTTCAAAACGTCAGGCTATGTTGTTGTGGTGATAAGTAAAaccgaaaacttaaaattgaatttactaGGTATGAAGTAAATGTGTTAGAAATTCTCAACTTTTCCACAGAAGTGATGTCACATTTCAGAAACCACCTGATGCCCTTCTGTCCAGACGACAGGACTCTAGAAGTGAAGAAGTCTAGTTATAAGAAGATGGGGAAGTTCCTAGAAGCCATGCAGAGGGTAATGTTTATCTTGATTTTTCCTCTAAAGAAATCAACCTGCTGTCTGTTTAGAACACAAAAGAGTTTGATATGATGAGATTACCCCCTTAATGTGTACAGCTTACATTAAACTAAGCATttgacaaaatatataaaaagtggAAGTCCTTTACCTAATCAGGGGCCTCAGCtatatggcacgtcgattctctttcgacAAACGCTGACGCttcaaaactaacaaaatgtatgggaatgacagatccgatggACATCTCGATTACGTGATCTGTCgctagtgaatgtcattcccttgtatttttaaattgtcgAAGTGGTCACGATTGTAGAATGGCCAGGTGCACCGTGTCTCACGGCACGTGTTGTTCAAGGAAGGCCTGCTCGAGGTGCGCGAGCTGGACAAGGGCGTGGACGCGCTCGTGGCCGTGAACGCGGCGCACCCGCTGCTGCGCGCGCACCGGCCCGTGGCCCGTGCGCGCGCCGAGCACGCGGACGAGCGCGAGTACGTGCCCCCGCAGGTGCGCGAGCTGTACTGCGTCACCGCCGCCGTGCTCCCGCTGCTGGCGCCCAACAAGTGAGTCACGACTTGTCAAACTGTACGTGCCAATAACTTGTCTTTTTCCTTGCCTATGGCTGGACTACTAAAATTGGCATTTCGAACGATATTCGATTTTGACGTGACTGTAACATAGCACAGAAATATAATAGATTACAGACATTTTCATAGAGACTTTCGTAAACTATAGGATGCAATGCATACAACACTGTGAATTGAAACTTATCAAATGATGACCAGAGCTTAATAGTATGTATGCACTGGTTGAAAGTATAAACTGTCTGAGCCCTGAAGCTGGTCACGTTGCTCTAAAGCCATAATGTGAGCGCTGTGTAGTTCAGTGAGCTCAGatgaacaggctgtatggttaAACCTTTGCCTGTCCCTCGTGCATAAACTAAAAGAAAACCTGATGTAATGTATGATGTGTCTATGGTCTGTCAGGAAGGGCACGGCGCTGTCGGCTGCGGACGTGCGGCAAGCACTAGTCGCGCACGTGTCGGCGCGCGGGCTGGCGGCGCGCGGTGCGGTCACGCTCGACGCGCTGCTGGCCGGCGCCGTGGGCAGGCAGCCGCAGGTAACCAGGCGAAGGCAGCTTTCGTGCATTAAAGACTGACTTAAagggctagaactcagagccatATGGCCAATTAACAAAATCTACACTTCGCTATGCACACTACGACTTTGCATTCTAATCTCTAAGCAACTACCGCAACACAAACATGTACCAGTTCTGTATGGTACACAAAGTATAGGTAAACCCTAATTTATCGAACCTCTTCATTTACAGcatatggacgtccactgctggacataggcctcttaacTTTTAAACACAACGggctcgaaccgccagcatcaagcgaatccctgcaatCCCTTTGATGTATGTCCATCTAGtgggagggtcgaccaacattgcgctttccattgctgggtcgccattccagcagcttggggccccaacgactatcggcttttcgaactatgtggcctgcccattgccacttcggcTTCGTGCTGAagctgagctatgttagtgactttggttcgtctacagatctcctcattcctgattcgatctcgCAAAGAAACCCCAAGCAAAGCTCGCTCGCTCATGGAacctctattattattaaattagtaaaatgattgtttaattaaatctaGTTAAATCTAAATTGATAACAACATCAATCCCCGTTACCAGGAGACGATGAGGTGGGAGGAGCTGACGGCGTACGTGCTGGCGCGCATGACGCCCAGCACCGAGATGCGCTTCAGCGACGGCAGCGTGCGGCTCAGCAAGAGCCGGCTCGAGCCCGTCACCATGCAGGTGGTCACGCGCAGCGGGAACAAGAAGGTGTGCTTCATTGTATACCAGGAGATTATGTCGAGGGTACCAGGCGATGATTTGACTATatcaaatttaacattatttatagatGACATTACTGAAGCACTAGATAATACTGATCAACTTGATTGTGTTTATACAGATTTTTCTAAAGAGTTTGACGTTGTTGATCACTGTATATTGATAAAAAAGCTCATCGGTTATGGTGTTTGTGGAAATGTTATCAATTGGATGGAATCATATCTAATGAATCgtgaaaaaaatgttgttattggaGGCTATcaatcaaaaacatttattgctACTTCTGGAGTGCCACAGGGTTCTAACCTTGGGCCTACATTATTtggaatatttatcaatgatatTATAACTTGTTTTCAATATTGCCAATTTCAGCTGTACGCTGATGACCTCAAAatttatacgaaaataaaagACATGAATGATTCTAAAAACATGCAAAAAGATTTAGATAGACTTTCTAATtggtgttataataataatataaaattaaatcatttaaaatgtttcagtaTTACTTTCAGTCGTAAGGTTAAGAATTTCAAGTTCAATTACAGtataaatggaaatatattggaagatgttaaaattataaaagatctTGGGATTACATTAGATAATAAATTGAGCTTCATACCACACATAGATAGTTTGGTAGAGAAATCTCTCAAGTTATtaggttttattattagaaatacaaaagaatttaaaaattcatcaacaaaattagCCTTATTTAATACAATGATCAGAAGTAGACTTAAATACTGTTCAGTAGCATGGAATCCGTAttatcaagtaggtacataaggatagaattgaaagagtacaaaaaaagtttttcgacatttagcatttaaagataaaatattgaagGAAAGAACCAAGTATAATGAtctcttaaaattttataaaacggcTTCACTATCTAACCGTAGAGATTTGATAGACCATTgttttttgcacaaaattgttaattttaaaatagacaaCTCAGAGTTGCTGAATAGGGTAAAACTTGCTGTGCCGAACAAAAATGCTAGAtctcacattaaaaataaactaacttttagGCCAAGAATCACAAAAACTAATCTGGGGAGAAATGCTCCTATTGAAAGAATAGTGAGATCGTATATATAtcgtatgtatatatttttaaaatggcaaatctggatattttcaatagcggttctaattcttttaaaagtaaagttaaaaaacatatgtcgaagaataatgtactttaaatgcattctgtttttgttttaaatgtaatttcttattgttaattcccattattattgttgtagttacttttttttttctttctttcttttagtttcttttttttatttttagtggtaggtagatttagtttttgtttcttttttttttgatggtaaattaagaattgtattataataaactcatgttgagttagcctgtaagtggggtgtacaatgttgcatattactttttaatgcatgttatgttgaattagtcataagttttttgtatacaacgttggcttccgaataaataaataaataaataaatgatgaagttGGAGAAGCTGACGGCGGCTGTGAGGATAAATGACTACCTGCGGCACcagtaatattgtttttttagtgTGTGTTGTGGAAAGGTTGCCCAAAAGTGTAGGGTCGTCATTCCACCACCTTTTCGGACTTCAGCCTGACCCATTGGTAATTCTTAGCAACTCCTTAACATCCAAGACGTCATAAAATACTACCACTACAAGTCGCAAAGTatataaagtaaagtataaTGCCCCACGCCCCGCAGGTGACGCTGGTGTCGAACTTGGAGGCGTTCGGGTTCAGCCTGCGGCCGCTGGCGCACGCGTGCCAGCTGCTGGCGGGCGCGGCGTGCGGCGTCACGCGcagcgcggcggcgcgcgccgACCAGCTCATGCTGCAGGGGGACCAGGTGACACTCCTTGGAACAAACATTAAGTTCCTCCTTCACTTTTTTATTtgaactgccaggcatcgcagtaatctaaatccaatattttattCAGTTATCAATTACATTAATAAAGAGCTAGAACCTTCTTATAAGTAGTAGACCTGTATTAGAAGGTTCCGCAATGTGCATTTATACTTTAATTGATGTCCCTTGTATGAAGTGTTTGATTATTTTTGTGCCACACTGCAAGCTATGGATTTAATAGGTATATTCGAGGCAAGCACATTCCACCATAGGCAGCATCATTGTTTACCATTAGGCTTGATTGTAGCCAAGCTCTGGCCTATGGAAAAGACCACTctatcgtgtggcagagagaaacaATAGGAGCAGAACTCTGTAGTTATAATCCAGGTGTACAGTTCAGGAAATCATTCGTCAACACTCATGAAGAAACCATGAATTGTTTTCCCCACCCAGCCAAACTTGGTAGGATtgtactagagcagctttgagTGCCTGCTCTAATACagtacttttagcagactcgaaagtggattacaaaaataagaaaaccagtGTCgagcaaaggttatgattcacaacatttgtcaagacaactaaattaacaaatcaaactgtaaccaaaataagaccctagaatggcagagaatgacctggagtggagtcacgaacttgtaattgttgtgtgtagggttaaagacgtctttgataattgactaacactccccttttccactcaagtcactctcccgcctatcccaagtaacagataaagaattacacaagaagaaatgtggacggcatGAACGCCACGatcatactgaagccgaccttacaacgagcgccttatatcgcaagttgttcccgccaaccgattgctacccctctctaactccctaatctttacggaaacaagtcacgccacttagcgtcggcacgagccaacacgagatcgtgtgacgtcatatccgtcgcAGACTATTATTTCCTACAGTACTTACTCCAAACTCCACACTCAGCTTAAGTCAAGGTCTTCAAGCAGGTTAGAAATCTTGGGTATACAGGTCTCACACCCACTTCTACAGCATATAAACTTAACACAGGGCCAATTATAGTTACtttatttgttaggtcataactTCATATGGCTTACTCTGTGCATTAGAACTATTGGCAATTGCCACTTTCATAGCcttattaacaaaaattttacagcaACTTTAAACTTTGCTAAcaacctaaaaaaaattgtactcaTGCTTTTCTGTCTCATAATCTActcaatttaagtttttaaacatGCCGTTTATTTCTTCCAGACACATCTTGTGGCCAAACTGCTCATAGAAAAGTATGGATTGCCCAAGAAGTTTGTAGACGGAGCTGACAAGGCTCTCAACAAGAAGAAATGAATGTTTAAAACAACTGCCAACCATAAAATATACCTTGTGTTATGTTGAAATAAAACTGCTGTTTACCTTAACCATTtactattgtttttattaaaacccttgacattttataatttttttttataatataaatttataaagataCATTCTTCAAATTTACATTAAACATaggttgatattaaaaatataataaagaattcttaattatttaaacttatatctatataatcaagtatttgattttgacatcaatttatatttaagtttgtaaaaataataaaagaagctTGGAAGACTAACGACTAAATTGTTAATTCATATgaaagacatttcttttttcacctaaac
This window harbors:
- the LOC112046624 gene encoding eukaryotic translation initiation factor 2D, coding for MFAKPYKLKSNKTLKNTEKKCLSQRIQSEFPVATDEKVKELVPTKSATSCMKVVLHSGDTVSVYVVDGVPMMVEVCDRLVPTVCALWRVPDLVPTIMIHTLVLSKIQGGAPLYAPGVVTEGSFPQFRRGAVVAACTSDNAAAGVIGRAMMSSADLVRAPMGVCLETLHVYGDQLCKEEKFSKIDRPKLAPASYSDLADTLAVDLNQLNIQPIKEEWPSLVKEPPAPAANEPAVIADESLGADAPNPTAETLIDEDIVEQLNESGATDCSESEEQVPSDMDGLLRWCLLSFLKTQGKQIELPLKTNLLYKNHLMPFCPDDRTLEVKKSSYKKMGKFLEAMQREGLLEVRELDKGVDALVAVNAAHPLLRAHRPVARARAEHADEREYVPPQVRELYCVTAAVLPLLAPNKKGTALSAADVRQALVAHVSARGLAARGAVTLDALLAGAVGRQPQETMRWEELTAYVLARMTPSTEMRFSDGSVRLSKSRLEPVTMQVVTRSGNKKVTLVSNLEAFGFSLRPLAHACQLLAGAACGVTRSAAARADQLMLQGDQTHLVAKLLIEKYGLPKKFVDGADKALNKKK